GAAACGCACACACCCAGGGAACCGAAAGTGgaaaagcggggggggggggtggagcggcggggaaaatggaaacagggatGTAGACAGGAGGAAAGATGAAGACAGAAACGAGACGAGGAAATGGACAAAACCAAGGGGAGATGGagttacaaacacacacagcGCAGAGCGGAGAAGGGGAAGACCCAGGCAGAAATGGAGAGATGGGGTGCAGACACACGGAAAGGGTGAAGTTGGGGGTGCCCTTCCCGCGCTTATCCGCCCTCCCCATTCCACGCCCAGCAAATCCAGACGCCTCGGCCTCTGGTGTCCCAGCCTCCACCTTCCCCTGCGGGGCAGGGGCGGCTCCTCCTCGGCCAGGCTGTGTCGCCTAGCGGCGGTAACAGCCGCGGTGGCTTGATGGTCCCGGGGGCGTCCGAGTGTGTGTCGGGGACTGGGGCGGGGGTCAGGCGCGGCCCCTGGGTATCCCTAGCGGTCCAGGTTCATAGTCCAGTGCTTGGCTCCGGCCGCACAGCTGTCCCTGGCGGCCGAGGAGGCGGCGGGTGCGCCCCCGCTCGGTGGACCCCCGGCGCCGGCGGTGGCCTCGCCCTCATTCTTGAGGTCTTGAAAGACTTGCGTGAAGAAATGGGGGTCGGCGTTGAGCCGCAGCATCTGCGGGCTGAGCCGCTGGATGAGGCGCAGGCAGCGCTGCCAGAAGCGCTCCTTGTCGGGCTCCACGAGGAAGGGCTTGAGTGGGTAGGAGATCTCGTTGCCCATGTAGGAGTAGGCGAGGTAGAGGCAGGTGAGGAAGGCGGCCTGCAGCTCGGCGGCCGACGCTAGCTCGTCCCCACGCAGCGACTCGCGACACAGCAGGTACACGAACACCAGGTTGGCGGGCGTAATGAAGGCCTGGTCTTGCCAGCCCTGCAGCAGCAGCGAGCGGTCCACGCCGCGGAACCAGCCCACCAGCTCGCCGGGGCTCAGCTCCTTGAGGCGGTAGCAGCGTCGGCACACGAAGTCGCCCAGACAGCGCAGCAGCTCGCCGGTGGACGCCTGCACTATGACCCGTCGCGGCGAGCCGCCAGGCACTGGCGGCGCCGCctgcggggctgggggaggcggcggcggaggctTTCCCCCGCCCGAGCCCGGCGGCTGGGCGGCCGCGCTGGCCCCCGACGGTGGCTCGCAGGTGGCGGCGGCCGCGGGCACGGTGGGCACTGGCACGGCCAGGGGCTTGGCGGCGCCGCCGTCCGGGGGATCCCGGCCCTTGCGGAGAAGGTTCTCGCGGTTGCGTTGCTGGACGAGGGGGTCGGGGCCCGTGGATGCCGGCTTGGGTGTCACCTTCTTGCTGCCTTTCTTCTTCTTGGCGGACGCGGCCACCAGGCGCTTCCAGGTGAGCGCCGAGATGAGCACGGACGGCCGCTTGAGCCGGCTCTCGCCTTTGCCGCCCTTGCCCACTGGCGGCGCCCCGTAGCCCCCCAGCGCCTCGTCCCCCGCGGGCGGCGCCTTCTTTTTCTCCTCGGGCAGACTGCCGGGCCTCCGGCCTTTGGCCGAGGAGGCAGGGGAAAGAGACAGCACCGTGCCCATCCTGCAGAGCGGGGCCGGCGCCCGGGCTCCGGTGGGAACCGCGGGCGGCGCAGCTGCTGCTGCAGCCCCGGGGGACCCGGCGGTGGGGGGCCTAGCCCCGGCCCGGGCGCACGGACTGGCGGGGGAAGGTGGCTGCTTGGCTGCTCGGCGGCGGCTGCTCAGAGTCTGAGCTGCGCCAGCTGCAGCGTCAGCCCCACCCCTTAGGCCCCTTCTTTCGCggcgccgcgccccgccccacGCAACCAATCCTTGCCCGAACTGCCCTCCTGACCGGCAGCTCCTCTGACCAATAGGATATCGCATGCCAATTCCAAGTCCCGCCCTACCTCCACCCTCCGTCGCAGGTCCTTTCCCTTCAACCCAAgcgggaaagagggaggaggtggtcgTGGCTGCGAGGGGTCCCCTTAGGTTCAGAGCTGAGAGGGGGGAGTGGCTGCTCCCATCTTCTCCAGGTCTTAGGGCCTGGGTCAGCTTGTTTTGATGCACTGGGTTGTGGCAGAGAAACGGTGGGAACACCCTTCCGTCCTCCCACCTTTGAGTATGTGTAGGGGGCCAATGTGGGCAGTGAGTGTCATCATCCGAACTCCCTGGTCCCAGCCAAGGGACTGCACTGGCTCCTCCAGTCTGGTCGGTTTCGagcccctcctcccgccccccagGTCACTACAGAGGGTTTCGGGCTGGCACATTTTTTGCTCTGCCTGTGAGGGGTGCTGGCATGGTGGCCTGCCCACAGGTCACAGCCCGCCTTCTTGGGGGTCCTTgcttggggaggaggaagaaggcgGAGCAAAAAGACCCTCAGATATGTCTCTGAGGCCTGTTTGCCAGCTTGATTCTCTGCAGCTGAGCctgtggggcaggccctgggctgTGGTCCCTGGGAAGCTCTTCTTGGTTGGTTGTTCCCACAACACACAATGATCTCACACTTGGGTGGGTGATGGATGGTTGGTCCCTGGGGAAACACTGGAAATTGGCTTAGTTGATCTCCCCAGTCTTGGACAGTGGATGGGGCCTCCTGTGTAGAGAGAGGCTGAGAGTGTTGGGCTAACCTCCAGCCCAGACCTGGGTCCAGGTTGAGGTGGGTTTTCCTCATTAAATGCTTCCTGCAGATAAGGTCCCAGCTTTCTCTCCTCCCAGGGGAAGCTGCCAGGCTGGGGTCTGCCCACTTCTCTCCGGGTCTGTCTGTTCCCTTTTCAGTGCCCTTTACTCTGGGTTTTGGACTCTCTGGGCCTTACCTGAAGGTCCTGAGCCCAGCCACTTCGGGGCCTGTTCTATCTGCCTTGTAGGACCATGTCCACCCTTCTCAGAGCCTGCTCCCTGTGGCTCCCTCAGTATAAGAGTCTTCCAGCTTCGTAAGTGGACCTTGGAGGTGGATGTGGGTTTGATGGTGAGAGAAGCCGCTGCCTATAAATACAGTAAAATCCTTAAATTGCCCCAGGAGTCACCACCATGTTCCTCACAGACCACCAACGCAGCTCCGGAGAACCACTGCTGCCAAGGTCGGTATgggcacacgtgtgtgtgtgtgtgtgtgtgtatgtgtgtgtctgtgactcTAGACAGGTTGTTCCAGAGTCCTCTTGGCCTACAGTTCCAGCCCCCAGAGGCACCAGCGTTTCTCAGCCATCCCACAGCCCCCACTCACTCACACCGCCTGGAGGCCTGCAGTCTGCCTGTCTTGATTCCTCTCCTTTTACCACCACAGCCACACAGACTTGTCCCTCCTCCCTGACTCAGCCTCTACGTGGTACGGCACTTTCTCAACAGGATACCTCCTGCTCCCTTGGATCTGACCTTTCTTTTCTTGGAGCCCAAGCTGACCTGCCAAACCTCTCATTCTCTCTATAGTTGTAAAAATTGTTCCCCCTTTTCAGCTCCTGTAATTGGCTCCACTTCATCCAAACGTGGATGCCTTTATCTGACACCCAAGGAACAGTTGGTTCACCAGTAGTTAAGGACAGGCCCCATAGAGACTGAGTTGTGCTGGCGGAACACTGGGCACATGGGTCTGAATGGCACGTGGGTCCTCCCAGCTCTGTTCCCACGAGTCCCTCATCGACATAGGCCTGTTGCTGGGGTCATTTAGGACAAGGTCTTCTATGCAGCACCCATGGTGTCACCATTGTAGACCACCCCTCTAGGCCCAGGCTCTGACCTCCTATTGTCCTCCGATGAGAAGCAAGAATTTCCTCCTTTGTTTCAGGGATCCCAAACCAGGGGCTTCAGAGGTTCCCACTCCCATTCCTTGCTCTTCACCTTGCCTTGCCTCAGACCCACATACTTCCCTCTTCCTGCTCTGGTTATCCCTCCTGAATCTCTGAGCTCCTAGCACTCACTGGGCAAGAACCCTCCCTTGGACAACTAACCTACCTTCTGTCAAACTCTTGAgatcccacctcctccaggaagctttcttgGACTGATTGGAAGGGACCTAATGTTGTTTCTGACATTGGCCTTTCCAATTTCTTCTCAGCAGAAGCAGCTGCCTAATAATTTGGCTAAGGGCTGGGCTCTGGGTTCTCAGCCCAAGATGTATAAGATGGatatgaatgaaattttaaaggaCAAGAAGACTAACTAATCAGAGATCTATAAAGTGTGACAGCATTGCTGTTATATATAAGCTGGAGGCATTAAAGGACAAGAAGGAAGGATATTATGTTTCTACAGGGTGGAGGCCAAGGGGGATAAATATGGTGAAACCAGGAAGACTTCATGGAGGACGTGGGCTTCACGGAAGGGTGGTGGCTTCTCCACCACATCTGCAACCGTACTTTTCTGGTTGGGTTATGTTTAGAGCCTATAGTCTgtgatttatttatctatattagTATCTGCACATTGCTACTGTCTGTCCAGTTCCCGTATGTTCCTCTGGAGCAATGCTGGCTGTATCAGCCTCCCTTAGATGACAGAGCCCCTGAGGCCAAGGTCCTtgtctctctctatttctctcagGTTACCTAGAGGAGTGCCTGTTTAGATAACTGCTTATTCCTGAAGGCTCTGTAAGGCAAGTACTGCAGGCCTAGACCGAGGTTTTAGTCCAGGTAGGACCATGGCCTTATTAATGATGATCACACCAATTTCACCTTGCTCACCCACCTGGGCAGGTGGGCCCCATCTTTCAGGGAATGTTTCAGGCAGTGCTTCTCATACTCTTCCTCCCTTTTGCTATTCTATCTCCCTTCTGAGAGTCCATAGTCTAGCAGGCAGGAGACAGGAGTTCTAGTCTACTGCCTGCCAGTTGTATGACCTTGAGGAAGTCATTTCAGCTCTCAGGACCTCTGTTTCTTCATATTAAAATGCAGGAATTccatgtattttacttttattatcagataaaaaatgaatattaaaagaataaaataacattttaggaaTTGGACTAAAAGAGGATTCTTAAAACCTCTTTCAATTCCACAGCTCTGCTTCTAAATAAAATCTGTCCCACGTATCTGTTTCTCTCCAGCTCCAGCCCTGTCTGGTTCTCCCTAATCTGCTCTGTCTGATGGGCTCAGTCTTTGTGTGCACAGCATTCGTGTGAGGCCTGCACCTCTGCAGTTCAGCCCAGGAGATGAAGGGGAGGGGAGCTCAGGCTCTCAGCAATGTAAATCTCCCTGGGTCCCTCCAAGCCTTAGATGGGCCACTGAAAGGTGAGAAGGTAAAGAAGAGGAGGACAAGTGGCTGGGGCTCGGGGTGTCCCCAGTAACATCAAGGCTGGAGGTCCCAGAACCCAAAGTCATTGCACCCTCATGTCTCCTAGGAGCCCCTAGCAAGAGGCTAAGGATAGCACAGGTTCTTAAAACAGCCAGGATAAAGGCCCATCTGGATGCCTAGATCCTGCTGTGCCCCCAGCTCCCTCACTCATCCAATACCCCCGCCCCAGGGTCTCAGCTCCTGAGGCGTGCAAAGAGGGAGGGTATGTACCAGCccagccttccctccctctcctgatGCCCTTATCCCAGGGAGGAGTGGGTGCGGAGGAGTAAGGCCCTAGGAAGGCAGAGGAGAGCAGACCTCCTCTTCCAGGTAATggcagagtggggagagggggagagcaAAGAGAAGTGATGAAACTGACAAAGGAGGAGCTGCTAGCTGCAAGGGGGAGACCCCGAATTCTCATGTCTTTCTCATTCCAGCAGGCGTTTTGCTAAAGGACTTAATTAAGGAGCCCCAATATAGGTTTTTTTGAACAAAGAATAGGGTTGGGAACACAGACAAGGAATGTGatgccctggggtggggagagaagcaaCCGATGCTGAGATGCTAGAGCAGCCAGGATGAAGGGGACAGAAAGGACAGGGGTAAGCTGGAGGCTCCTTTTCCCTGCCATAAGCTCTGCTCCTTCCTTGATGGGAGGAGAGTCACTTCTCCCTTCTCAGTTACCAATGCCAGCCCTCTCCCATCCTCGTTCCTGGtcttctctcc
The nucleotide sequence above comes from Eulemur rufifrons isolate Redbay chromosome 1, OSU_ERuf_1, whole genome shotgun sequence. Encoded proteins:
- the CDK5R2 gene encoding cyclin-dependent kinase 5 activator 2, which codes for MGTVLSLSPASSAKGRRPGSLPEEKKKAPPAGDEALGGYGAPPVGKGGKGESRLKRPSVLISALTWKRLVAASAKKKKGSKKVTPKPASTGPDPLVQQRNRENLLRKGRDPPDGGAAKPLAVPVPTVPAAAATCEPPSGASAAAQPPGSGGGKPPPPPPPAPQAAPPVPGGSPRRVIVQASTGELLRCLGDFVCRRCYRLKELSPGELVGWFRGVDRSLLLQGWQDQAFITPANLVFVYLLCRESLRGDELASAAELQAAFLTCLYLAYSYMGNEISYPLKPFLVEPDKERFWQRCLRLIQRLSPQMLRLNADPHFFTQVFQDLKNEGEATAGAGGPPSGGAPAASSAARDSCAAGAKHWTMNLDR